From Arcobacter arenosus, one genomic window encodes:
- the tsaA gene encoding tRNA (N6-threonylcarbamoyladenosine(37)-N6)-methyltransferase TrmO, with product MHNIKPIGTIKTPFKSIEDMPIQPKGAKDVEGIIILDEELSAGLKDLDGFSHIYLIYSFHEVKREELIVTPFMDTQKRGVFSTRSPLRPNHIGLSIVKLKSVQDNKVYVDGIDVLDGTPLLDIKPFIEKFDGVKDSKSGWLKASAEDVINKRSDKRFE from the coding sequence ATGCATAATATAAAACCAATAGGAACAATAAAAACACCTTTTAAATCAATAGAAGATATGCCAATTCAACCAAAGGGTGCAAAAGATGTAGAAGGGATTATTATCCTTGATGAAGAGTTAAGTGCAGGCTTAAAAGATTTAGATGGCTTTAGTCATATTTATTTGATTTATAGTTTTCATGAAGTAAAAAGGGAAGAATTAATAGTAACTCCTTTTATGGATACTCAAAAAAGAGGAGTTTTTTCAACAAGGTCACCACTTAGACCAAACCATATAGGTTTATCAATTGTAAAATTAAAAAGTGTTCAAGATAACAAAGTTTATGTGGATGGCATAGATGTTTTAGATGGAACACCTCTTTTAGATATAAAACCATTTATTGAAAAATTTGATGGTGTTAAAGATAGTAAATCAGGATGGCTAAAAGCTAGTGCTGAGGATGTTATAAATAAACGTTCTGATAAAAGATTTGAATAA
- a CDS encoding HAD family hydrolase: MRIEIPGREAFDIKSVVFDYNGTIAVDGKLLENVSTNINKMSSDFKFYVITADTYGSVKKELENTNCEVIIIGKQNQDQDKLEFIKSLGCNTVLSVGNGRNDVLMLKNSILGIAILQDEGLCTKTLLSSDILVKSIDDVFGFLKDSNRLIATLRN, encoded by the coding sequence ATGAGAATTGAAATTCCAGGAAGAGAAGCTTTTGATATAAAAAGTGTTGTATTTGATTATAATGGAACAATTGCAGTTGATGGAAAACTTCTTGAAAATGTTTCTACAAATATTAATAAAATGTCATCAGATTTTAAATTTTATGTTATCACAGCAGATACCTATGGAAGTGTAAAAAAAGAGTTAGAAAATACAAACTGTGAAGTTATAATAATAGGAAAACAGAATCAAGACCAAGATAAATTAGAGTTTATAAAGAGTTTGGGATGTAATACTGTTTTAAGTGTTGGTAATGGTAGAAATGATGTTTTGATGTTAAAGAATAGTATTTTAGGAATTGCAATTTTACAAGATGAAGGTTTATGTACTAAAACCCTTTTAAGTTCAGATATTTTAGTAAAATCAATAGATGATGTATTTGGTTTTTTAAAGGATTCAAATAGGCTTATAGCAACACTTAGAAATTAA
- a CDS encoding FIST N-terminal domain-containing protein: MKTLNAYFNDIENLEKFIKDNAIEDSSKLLIQVFTHENNSSFIKNITNFFSKNFPLSSLIGSTTDGEIKDGLVSTNTTVISFTIFEQITLKTEITNQFDNHFQVGKDIASKIIQEDTKVIISFIDGLLGNGEEYIKGIESIDKNIIVAGGLAGDNAKFENTYVFTKEKIYTKGFVAVSLSSKNLNVNTDYSFNWVPIGQKLKITKSDKNVVYTINDRTALETYAYYLGHDISKNLPYVGIEFPLIVERNGIQIARAVIAKNDDGSLVFAGNLNVGDEVSFGYGNCNEILDKTQFHIDKISSKPVESIFIYSCMARRRFMPDKIEHETLIYNDLAPTSGFFTYGEFFSEKDNKELLNQSMTVLALSESENINNKKLTVDIKKGASSTVQALSHLIYVSTKELQRKDEIMISQSRNAAMGEMLNIVAHQWRQPLSSISMIANNALADLELDSLDNNSLEQYLKNIQKKALDLSNIINDFKNYFKTSDKKEEILLKKLFDDTKDIINANLENNNIELIIQENDKDIIVTVYKRELMQVLLNLINNSKEAFTSQEKLKKAIIISVKESNQNIIISVCDNAGGINEKIIDEIFNPYFSTKNELNGTGLGLYMSKIIIEKYMQGTITAENRKYGACFNILLRK; this comes from the coding sequence ATGAAAACATTAAATGCATATTTCAATGATATTGAAAATCTTGAAAAATTTATAAAAGATAACGCCATTGAAGATTCTTCAAAACTTTTAATTCAAGTTTTCACCCATGAAAACAACTCTTCATTTATAAAAAATATCACAAATTTTTTTTCAAAAAACTTCCCTTTATCTTCCTTAATAGGCTCAACAACAGATGGAGAGATAAAAGATGGTTTAGTAAGTACTAATACAACAGTAATAAGCTTTACAATTTTCGAACAAATAACTTTAAAAACTGAAATTACAAATCAATTTGATAACCACTTCCAAGTAGGAAAAGATATAGCATCTAAAATAATACAAGAGGATACAAAAGTTATAATATCTTTTATTGATGGCTTATTAGGAAATGGTGAAGAGTATATCAAAGGGATAGAGTCAATTGATAAAAATATTATTGTTGCAGGAGGACTTGCTGGTGATAATGCAAAATTTGAAAATACTTATGTTTTTACAAAAGAAAAAATATATACAAAAGGTTTTGTAGCAGTATCTTTAAGTAGTAAAAATTTAAATGTTAATACTGATTATAGTTTTAATTGGGTTCCCATTGGACAAAAATTAAAAATCACAAAATCAGATAAAAATGTAGTTTATACTATAAATGATAGAACTGCATTAGAAACATATGCATATTATTTAGGTCATGATATAAGTAAAAATCTTCCATATGTAGGAATTGAATTTCCTCTAATAGTTGAAAGAAATGGTATACAAATAGCAAGGGCAGTGATTGCAAAAAATGATGATGGTTCTTTAGTATTTGCAGGGAACTTAAATGTTGGAGATGAAGTAAGTTTTGGTTATGGAAATTGTAATGAGATACTAGATAAAACACAATTTCATATTGATAAAATTTCTTCTAAACCAGTTGAAAGTATATTTATCTATTCATGTATGGCAAGAAGAAGATTTATGCCAGATAAAATTGAACATGAAACACTTATATATAATGATTTAGCTCCTACAAGTGGTTTTTTTACTTATGGAGAGTTTTTTAGTGAGAAAGACAATAAAGAGCTTCTAAATCAAAGTATGACAGTTTTAGCTTTAAGTGAATCAGAAAATATCAATAATAAAAAACTTACAGTAGATATAAAAAAAGGAGCAAGCTCAACAGTTCAAGCTTTATCACACCTAATCTATGTATCAACAAAAGAGCTTCAAAGGAAAGATGAAATTATGATTTCCCAGTCAAGAAATGCTGCTATGGGTGAGATGTTAAATATAGTTGCCCACCAATGGAGACAACCTTTAAGTTCTATTTCAATGATTGCTAATAATGCCTTAGCTGATTTAGAATTAGATAGCTTAGATAATAATTCCCTTGAACAGTATCTTAAAAATATACAAAAGAAAGCACTGGATTTATCAAATATAATCAATGATTTTAAAAACTATTTTAAAACTAGCGATAAAAAAGAGGAGATACTATTAAAAAAACTTTTTGATGATACAAAAGATATAATAAATGCAAATCTAGAAAACAACAATATAGAACTAATTATACAAGAAAATGATAAGGACATAATTGTTACTGTTTATAAAAGAGAATTAATGCAAGTTCTTCTTAATCTTATAAACAACTCAAAAGAAGCATTTACATCACAAGAAAAATTAAAAAAAGCTATTATAATATCTGTAAAGGAATCAAATCAAAATATTATTATAAGTGTTTGTGACAATGCAGGTGGAATAAATGAAAAGATTATTGATGAAATATTTAACCCATACTTTAGTACAAAAAATGAACTAAATGGGACTGGTCTTGGACTTTATATGAGTAAGATAATTATTGAAAAATATATGCAAGGTACAATAACAGCAGAAAATAGAAAATATGGTGCTTGTTTTAATATTTTATTAAGAAAATAA
- a CDS encoding PQQ-dependent sugar dehydrogenase: MKYLLKIILTLFISINLFADEKFEINKIETNLGIIWGIDFIDDKRMILTTKAGNILVLELDTLKLKPLIGKIDVHNHGQGGLLDVKKSPNFDTDKTFYFTYSKSINNQGVTTLASAKFDGEKLINFKDLFVSDSATDKNVHFGSRITFDENGHLFFSIGDRGVRKYAQDLTNHAGTIIRLNLDGSIPSDNPFVKSRGKLPEIYSYGHRNPQGIFYDKKTQRLWSIEHGPRGGDEINLIEKGKNYGWPVISYGKEYWAPLDVGEGTHKKGMIQPKKVYIPSIAPSSLIVYNGKLFKSLDGKILATALKLRHLNKVEISEDLSLVKEERFLENIRERMRNIVESKNGELFISTDSGNIYKISSN; the protein is encoded by the coding sequence ATGAAATACTTACTAAAAATCATCTTAACTCTTTTTATCTCTATAAATTTATTTGCTGACGAAAAATTTGAAATAAATAAAATAGAAACAAATCTTGGGATAATATGGGGAATAGACTTCATAGATGATAAAAGAATGATTCTTACAACAAAAGCTGGTAACATATTAGTTTTAGAATTAGACACTTTAAAATTAAAACCATTAATAGGTAAAATTGATGTTCATAATCATGGTCAAGGTGGTCTATTGGATGTTAAAAAATCTCCAAATTTTGATACTGATAAAACTTTTTATTTTACTTATTCAAAATCTATAAATAACCAAGGTGTTACAACACTAGCAAGTGCTAAATTCGATGGAGAAAAACTTATAAATTTTAAAGATTTGTTTGTTAGTGATTCTGCTACAGATAAGAATGTTCATTTTGGTAGTAGAATCACATTTGATGAAAATGGTCACCTGTTTTTTTCTATAGGAGATAGGGGAGTTAGGAAATATGCTCAAGATTTAACAAATCATGCAGGTACCATTATTAGATTAAATTTAGATGGTAGTATCCCTAGTGATAACCCTTTTGTTAAAAGTAGAGGAAAACTTCCTGAAATTTATAGTTATGGTCATAGAAATCCACAAGGAATTTTTTATGATAAAAAAACTCAACGTTTATGGAGTATTGAGCATGGTCCAAGAGGTGGAGATGAAATCAATTTAATTGAAAAAGGGAAAAATTATGGTTGGCCAGTTATTTCATATGGAAAAGAGTATTGGGCACCTTTAGATGTGGGAGAGGGGACACATAAAAAAGGGATGATACAACCTAAAAAAGTCTATATACCATCAATTGCTCCTAGTTCACTTATTGTTTATAATGGTAAACTTTTTAAATCATTAGATGGAAAAATTTTAGCTACAGCTTTAAAATTAAGACATTTAAATAAAGTTGAAATTAGTGAAGATTTATCTTTAGTTAAAGAAGAAAGATTTCTAGAAAACATAAGGGAGAGGATGAGAAATATAGTTGAATCTAAAAATGGAGAACTTTTTATTTCAACTGATAGTGGAAATATTTATAAAATCTCAAGCAATTAA
- a CDS encoding DJ-1/PfpI family protein, producing the protein MSKKILIIAGDFVEDYELMVPFQCLKMLGHEVDVICPDKKAGEQIKTAIHDFEGDQTYTEKPGHNFTLNASFDEIDETKYDALLIPGGRAPEYIRLNGRVIEMVKHFDNEKKPIASVCHGAQVLVAAGIVKDKTCSAYPACAPDINTNGGTWVDIGFEDAYVDGHLVTAAAWPAHPAWLAKFNELL; encoded by the coding sequence ATGTCAAAAAAGATATTAATTATTGCTGGTGACTTTGTAGAAGACTATGAATTGATGGTGCCTTTTCAATGTTTGAAAATGTTAGGTCATGAAGTTGATGTTATTTGCCCAGATAAAAAAGCAGGGGAGCAAATAAAAACTGCAATTCATGATTTTGAAGGTGACCAGACATATACTGAAAAGCCTGGACACAATTTTACATTAAACGCTTCTTTTGATGAAATTGATGAAACAAAATATGATGCTTTATTAATTCCAGGGGGTAGAGCACCAGAGTATATCAGACTTAATGGAAGAGTTATTGAAATGGTAAAACATTTTGATAATGAGAAAAAACCAATTGCTTCAGTTTGCCACGGAGCACAAGTTTTAGTTGCAGCTGGTATTGTAAAAGATAAAACTTGTTCAGCTTATCCAGCTTGTGCACCTGATATTAATACAAATGGTGGAACATGGGTTGATATTGGTTTTGAAGATGCTTATGTTGATGGACATTTAGTTACAGCAGCAGCTTGGCCTGCACATCCTGCTTGGTTAGCAAAATTTAACGAACTTTTATAG
- a CDS encoding EthD family reductase translates to MVRVSILYPNGEDIKFDMDYYLDTHIPMAGELIGDVLKGSNIDYGLANAIPGQEIPYVVMTHLTFESVEAFQEAFTPHADKIMNDLPNFTNSNPIIQISKVKI, encoded by the coding sequence ATGGTTAGAGTAAGTATTTTATACCCAAACGGTGAAGATATTAAGTTCGATATGGATTATTATTTAGATACTCATATTCCAATGGCAGGTGAGTTAATTGGTGATGTTTTAAAAGGTTCAAATATTGATTATGGATTAGCAAATGCAATTCCAGGTCAAGAGATTCCTTATGTTGTTATGACTCATTTAACATTTGAATCAGTGGAAGCTTTTCAAGAAGCATTTACTCCCCATGCAGATAAAATCATGAATGATTTACCAAACTTTACCAATTCAAACCCTATTATCCAAATAAGTAAAGTAAAAATTTAG
- a CDS encoding DUF3095 family protein, which translates to MATYYFYKNLKSISDFTELSNSDIYTKVPNDWHLFATDVKDSTKNIEKGKYKEINMLGAMSIISVLNVDRTLELPYIFGGDGAFILVPRRAYKGSRRALVAVREMAKEAYGLELRIGSISLEKLSSFEKEIFIAKYKPTQNHEQALIKGEGLDYFDYLLKLDDKFHIKDKKDEFYELDLEGLECRWSYIESSKDETLSFILKCPNEKDYKEVLENIEKIIGDSNSRHPIDENKLLLSFKAKDLNVEASFLSKSSLGKMLNLFKLRVINFLGLFLMKFKIGEWENYKKRIISTTDIEKFDNIVRMVFSISNKQMEKLEEYLEKEYQNKKLVYGINKSKHALMTCLIFERHGKHIHFVDTTNGGYAIAAKAYKKRLEEIN; encoded by the coding sequence ATGGCAACTTATTATTTTTATAAAAATCTTAAATCAATAAGTGATTTCACAGAGTTATCAAACTCTGATATTTATACAAAAGTACCAAATGATTGGCACCTTTTTGCAACTGATGTGAAAGATTCTACAAAAAATATTGAAAAAGGAAAATACAAAGAGATAAATATGCTTGGTGCAATGAGTATTATTTCTGTTTTAAATGTTGATAGAACTTTAGAACTTCCTTATATCTTTGGTGGAGATGGTGCTTTTATTTTAGTACCAAGGCGTGCTTATAAAGGTTCTAGGCGTGCTTTAGTTGCAGTTAGGGAAATGGCAAAAGAGGCTTATGGCTTAGAGCTTAGAATTGGATCTATATCTTTAGAAAAACTTTCAAGTTTTGAAAAAGAGATTTTTATAGCTAAATATAAACCTACACAAAACCATGAACAAGCTTTGATAAAAGGGGAGGGCTTAGACTATTTTGATTATCTTCTAAAACTTGATGATAAATTTCATATAAAAGATAAAAAAGATGAATTTTATGAGTTAGATTTAGAAGGTTTAGAGTGCAGATGGTCTTATATTGAATCGTCAAAGGATGAGACTTTGTCATTTATTTTAAAATGTCCTAATGAAAAAGATTATAAAGAGGTTTTAGAAAATATTGAAAAAATTATTGGTGATTCTAATTCAAGACATCCAATTGATGAAAATAAATTGCTACTAAGTTTTAAGGCTAAAGATTTAAATGTTGAAGCTTCTTTTTTATCAAAATCATCATTAGGTAAAATGCTTAATTTATTTAAATTAAGAGTTATAAATTTTTTAGGGCTTTTCTTAATGAAGTTTAAAATTGGTGAGTGGGAAAATTATAAAAAAAGAATCATCTCAACAACAGATATTGAAAAGTTCGACAATATAGTAAGAATGGTTTTTTCTATTAGTAATAAACAGATGGAAAAACTTGAAGAGTATTTGGAAAAAGAGTACCAAAATAAAAAACTTGTTTATGGAATAAATAAGTCAAAACATGCACTTATGACATGTTTGATTTTTGAAAGACATGGTAAACACATCCATTTTGTGGATACTACAAATGGCGGATATGCAATTGCAGCAAAGGCATATAAAAAAAGGTTAGAAGAGATAAATTAA
- a CDS encoding phosphotransferase, with product MNSLYQNIGNDLDIGELISKEIIQTLWSGYGELVRLKFELKKVIVKHIKLPKPELHPRGWNTDFSHQRKLHSYEVEVNWYENFSKDVDERCRIPQGLKTFKTENEYLIVMEDLADIELTDTTLNANESHLKVCLSWLANFHAKYLNVKNELLWKTGTYWHLETRPDEFERLEDCELKQYANTIDEILKNTKYQTIVHGDAKLANFCFNRIVTKCAAVDFQYVGHGCGMKDLAYFMSSAVEPEDCEDLEEFIKDIYFDELHKAIEIYHPDIDPQDVEDEWRMLFCLSWADFKRFLKGWSPEHFKINTYSQAVTNRALIYLKRLENA from the coding sequence ATGAACTCTTTATATCAAAATATTGGCAATGACTTAGATATTGGTGAATTAATTTCAAAGGAAATCATCCAAACTCTTTGGAGTGGATATGGTGAACTAGTAAGATTAAAATTTGAATTAAAAAAAGTTATTGTAAAACATATAAAACTTCCAAAACCTGAACTTCATCCAAGAGGATGGAATACTGATTTTTCACATCAAAGAAAACTTCACTCCTATGAAGTTGAAGTTAATTGGTATGAAAACTTTAGTAAAGATGTTGATGAAAGATGCAGAATTCCCCAAGGGCTAAAAACTTTTAAAACAGAGAATGAATATCTAATAGTAATGGAAGATTTAGCAGATATTGAACTTACAGATACAACTTTAAATGCAAATGAAAGCCATTTAAAAGTTTGTTTATCTTGGCTTGCAAATTTTCATGCTAAATATTTAAATGTAAAAAATGAACTACTTTGGAAGACTGGAACTTACTGGCATCTTGAAACAAGACCAGATGAGTTTGAAAGACTTGAAGATTGTGAATTAAAGCAATATGCAAACACTATAGATGAAATACTTAAAAACACAAAATATCAAACAATAGTTCATGGGGATGCAAAACTAGCAAATTTTTGTTTTAATAGAATAGTTACAAAATGTGCCGCAGTTGATTTTCAATATGTTGGTCATGGTTGTGGTATGAAAGATTTGGCATATTTTATGAGTAGTGCTGTTGAACCAGAAGATTGTGAAGATTTAGAAGAGTTTATAAAAGATATTTATTTTGATGAATTGCATAAGGCTATAGAGATTTATCATCCAGATATTGATCCTCAAGATGTTGAAGATGAGTGGAGAATGCTCTTTTGTTTATCTTGGGCAGATTTTAAAAGATTTTTAAAAGGTTGGAGTCCAGAACATTTTAAGATAAATACTTACAGCCAAGCAGTTACAAATAGAGCCTTAATATATTTAAAGAGATTAGAAAATGCATAA
- a CDS encoding dicarboxylate/amino acid:cation symporter, whose product MKEKSLLKNVGVQIIIAMVLGTIVGIVMGKDASIFAPLGTIFIHLIKMLVIPLIVISIISGAANLSDSPSAGKVGIGTIAFFLGTSAFAVALALIAGEIFKPGVGLDLSSVTHMFSDQYADKGALPGAMETLIGMIPTNIFQSLMDANILQILVFCLFFGIAISKIPNEKSAPLINGLEGMIQALIWMVTIVMMLAPIGVFGLMADSIGTYGFDMLGLVAKLFIVYIGALLVYGFIFYPLIIKLFSNTSVRDFIGAMKKPQIVALSTASSMATLPVTMKTCEEDLNVSKSTSSFVLPLGATINMSGNAIYYGLVAIFFAQMYNIDLGLAGYAAIIFTATIGAIGQAGVPGPSFLVVAVLLAAGIPIEGLPLLFALDRIFDMTRTALNITGDAVCAVVIDNLNEKQDKLQSVEV is encoded by the coding sequence ATGAAAGAAAAATCATTATTGAAAAATGTTGGTGTGCAAATCATTATAGCAATGGTTTTGGGTACCATTGTTGGTATAGTAATGGGGAAAGATGCGTCTATTTTTGCACCATTGGGAACAATATTTATTCACCTAATTAAAATGCTTGTGATACCTTTGATTGTAATCTCAATTATCTCTGGTGCTGCAAATTTAAGTGATAGCCCAAGTGCAGGTAAAGTTGGAATTGGAACAATTGCTTTTTTCTTAGGAACTTCTGCTTTTGCTGTTGCATTAGCATTAATAGCTGGTGAAATTTTTAAACCAGGTGTAGGACTAGATTTAAGTAGTGTAACTCATATGTTCTCTGACCAATATGCAGACAAAGGTGCTCTTCCAGGGGCAATGGAAACACTTATTGGTATGATTCCAACAAATATTTTCCAATCACTAATGGATGCAAACATCTTACAAATTTTGGTATTTTGTTTATTTTTTGGTATAGCAATTTCTAAAATTCCAAATGAAAAAAGTGCTCCTTTAATTAATGGTTTAGAGGGAATGATTCAAGCTTTAATTTGGATGGTAACAATCGTTATGATGTTAGCACCAATTGGTGTATTTGGTCTTATGGCTGATTCTATTGGTACTTATGGATTTGATATGTTAGGATTAGTTGCTAAACTATTTATAGTTTATATAGGTGCACTTCTAGTTTATGGATTTATTTTTTATCCACTAATTATAAAACTATTTTCTAATACTTCTGTAAGAGATTTTATTGGTGCTATGAAAAAACCTCAAATAGTTGCTCTTTCGACTGCTTCATCTATGGCTACTCTTCCTGTTACAATGAAAACTTGTGAAGAGGATTTAAATGTTTCAAAATCTACTTCATCTTTTGTTTTACCACTTGGAGCTACAATTAACATGAGTGGAAATGCAATCTATTATGGACTTGTGGCTATTTTCTTTGCACAAATGTATAATATTGATTTAGGTTTAGCAGGATATGCTGCAATTATTTTTACAGCTACTATTGGTGCTATTGGACAAGCAGGTGTTCCAGGTCCTTCATTTTTAGTTGTTGCTGTTTTACTTGCTGCTGGAATTCCAATTGAAGGTTTACCTTTATTATTTGCCCTTGATAGGATTTTTGATATGACGAGAACTGCTTTAAATATAACAGGTGACGCTGTTTGTGCAGTGGTTATTGATAATTTAAATGAAAAACAAGACAAACTTCAATCAGTTGAAGTTTAA
- a CDS encoding alpha/beta fold hydrolase, giving the protein MKEKIYLLPGLMTDERLWSKLIPLLDDYELIHLPLPHTCDFDQSVKQLNEQIEDEKINLLGFSLGGYTACYFATKFPQKIKKLMLVAGTPSSMNEDEIEKRKLTLQQMNNLGFKGLSYKKTQSLLEESNRDNEELIALVQDMFSSMGKDVYNVQMESTFKRDDIYKQLISLKFPIKFFYSLNDRLINHESLKKIKKEHTNIEVISREGTSHMLPLETPELLSDLIKSWIKESSF; this is encoded by the coding sequence ATGAAAGAAAAAATATATTTACTTCCTGGTCTTATGACAGATGAAAGATTATGGAGTAAACTTATACCTTTATTAGATGATTATGAACTAATACATTTACCTTTACCCCATACTTGTGATTTTGATCAATCCGTAAAACAATTAAATGAACAAATAGAGGATGAAAAGATTAATCTTTTAGGTTTTTCTTTAGGTGGATATACCGCATGCTATTTTGCTACAAAGTTTCCCCAAAAGATAAAAAAACTAATGCTTGTTGCTGGGACTCCTAGTTCAATGAATGAAGATGAAATTGAAAAAAGAAAACTAACCTTGCAACAAATGAACAATTTAGGATTTAAAGGTTTATCTTACAAAAAAACTCAATCTTTATTAGAAGAATCAAATAGAGATAATGAAGAGCTAATTGCATTAGTGCAGGATATGTTTTCTTCTATGGGAAAAGATGTTTATAATGTTCAAATGGAAAGTACATTTAAAAGAGATGATATTTATAAGCAGTTAATTTCTTTAAAATTCCCTATTAAGTTTTTTTATTCATTAAATGACAGACTTATAAATCATGAATCCCTTAAAAAAATAAAAAAAGAACATACAAATATTGAAGTAATATCAAGGGAGGGTACTTCTCATATGCTTCCTTTAGAAACTCCTGAATTATTATCTGACTTAATAAAATCATGGATAAAAGAAAGTAGCTTTTAA
- a CDS encoding globin: MQYTISETSMGNRPNVSLPNPIILATLKEEGMRNLISRHYDLLVESKIKDLFPENEQSLAMAKKHSADFFIQICGGPKYFNESRGAPRMVARHMPFKITPSARVVWLEMFAKAIEETNLSEEEKKSFWDYVDIFSIWMINTPEPIN; encoded by the coding sequence ATGCAATATACTATTTCAGAAACTTCAATGGGAAACAGACCAAATGTAAGCCTTCCAAATCCAATAATATTAGCAACTTTAAAAGAAGAAGGTATGAGAAATTTAATAAGTAGACACTATGATTTATTAGTAGAAAGTAAGATTAAAGATCTTTTCCCTGAAAATGAACAATCTTTGGCAATGGCAAAAAAACACTCAGCAGATTTTTTTATTCAAATTTGTGGAGGACCAAAGTATTTTAATGAAAGTAGAGGAGCTCCTAGAATGGTAGCAAGGCATATGCCTTTTAAAATTACTCCTAGTGCAAGGGTAGTTTGGTTGGAGATGTTTGCAAAAGCGATTGAGGAAACAAATTTAAGTGAAGAGGAAAAGAAGTCGTTTTGGGATTATGTTGATATTTTTTCTATTTGGATGATTAATACTCCTGAACCAATAAATTAA
- a CDS encoding IclR family transcriptional regulator: protein MSDSLKSLSKGLQVYKEIVNYGKPIQASTLCSKMNINKSTMSRILQTLSNEDYIEYLDDSNEIIPKSLENEQNKKTKIQLLVQKTKPLLEEISKLTNECAYLGIFDNNKVLYLNQVDNSSRKLKTRNNIGLQTPLHTSALGKSILAFGNYSLENLKLNQYTHNTIKNLEELNQTLEDVQKNGYSIDYSEFQDNMCCTAVPLFNHENILIGAVGISGTKERLTMEKLNLLGKEISSLVEGYNIIC, encoded by the coding sequence ATGTCAGATTCTTTGAAATCTCTATCTAAGGGTTTACAAGTTTATAAAGAGATTGTAAATTATGGAAAACCTATTCAAGCTTCTACTCTTTGTAGTAAAATGAATATAAATAAAAGTACTATGTCAAGAATCTTACAGACATTATCCAATGAAGATTATATTGAATATTTAGATGATTCAAATGAGATTATTCCCAAAAGCTTAGAGAATGAACAAAATAAAAAAACAAAAATACAACTTCTTGTTCAAAAAACAAAACCACTATTAGAAGAGATATCAAAACTGACAAATGAGTGTGCTTATTTAGGTATTTTTGATAACAATAAAGTTTTATATTTAAATCAAGTTGATAATAGTTCTAGAAAGCTTAAAACTAGAAATAATATAGGTCTTCAAACACCTTTACATACGAGTGCTTTAGGTAAATCAATACTTGCATTTGGTAACTATAGTTTAGAAAATTTAAAATTAAATCAATATACTCATAATACAATAAAAAATTTGGAAGAACTAAATCAGACTTTAGAAGATGTTCAGAAAAATGGATATTCTATTGATTATAGTGAATTCCAAGATAATATGTGTTGTACGGCTGTTCCTTTATTTAACCATGAAAATATATTAATTGGTGCAGTGGGAATATCTGGTACTAAAGAACGACTTACAATGGAAAAATTAAATTTACTAGGTAAAGAGATTTCATCTTTAGTTGAAGGATATAATATTATTTGTTAG